The Marinitoga litoralis genome includes a region encoding these proteins:
- a CDS encoding ribose-phosphate pyrophosphokinase, translated as MPFSMAHEIKIFSGSSNQTLAEKIVQYLGVRLSEVELERFADGEVNLRIGETVRGLDTFIIQSTSNPVNDNLMELLIMIDALKRASAKTIAVVIPYFGYARQDRKAKGRDPISAKLVANLLTVAGATRVVTIDLHAEQIQGFFDIPVDNLMGFPVFVNYFKNECTEFDPQDSVVVSPDVGGVKRARKLAEKLDLPLAILDKRRPKDNVAEIVNIIGDIEGKTAIIFDDIIDTGGSLVGAAEMLKRKGAKKIIACATHGVLSKNAKEKLQNSVIEKIYVTDTIYHNDLPDKFTVLSVASLLGETIARIKNNLSVSILFK; from the coding sequence ATGCCTTTTTCAATGGCCCATGAAATTAAAATATTTTCTGGAAGTTCTAATCAAACATTAGCAGAAAAAATAGTTCAATATCTTGGTGTGAGATTAAGTGAAGTTGAATTAGAAAGATTTGCTGATGGAGAAGTAAATTTAAGAATAGGTGAAACTGTTAGAGGACTGGATACATTTATTATCCAATCCACTTCAAATCCTGTAAATGATAATTTAATGGAATTGCTAATAATGATTGATGCATTGAAAAGAGCTTCTGCTAAAACAATTGCAGTTGTAATTCCATATTTTGGATATGCTAGACAGGATAGAAAAGCAAAAGGAAGGGATCCAATATCAGCAAAATTAGTTGCTAATTTATTAACAGTTGCTGGAGCGACAAGGGTTGTTACAATTGACTTGCATGCTGAACAAATTCAAGGTTTTTTTGATATTCCTGTAGATAATTTGATGGGATTCCCTGTATTCGTAAATTATTTTAAAAATGAATGTACCGAATTTGATCCTCAAGATTCTGTTGTTGTTTCTCCTGATGTAGGTGGAGTTAAAAGAGCTAGAAAATTAGCAGAAAAATTAGATTTGCCTTTAGCTATTTTAGATAAAAGAAGACCAAAAGATAATGTTGCAGAAATTGTTAATATTATTGGAGATATTGAAGGTAAAACTGCTATAATATTTGATGATATAATTGATACAGGTGGTTCTTTGGTTGGAGCTGCTGAAATGTTAAAACGAAAAGGTGCAAAAAAAATAATTGCTTGTGCAACTCATGGAGTTCTTTCCAAAAATGCAAAGGAAAAGTTACAAAATTCAGTTATTGAAAAAATATATGTTACAGATACAATATATCATAATGATTTGCCAGATAAATTTACTGTGTTATCTGTGGCATCATTACTCGGTGAAACAATTGCAAGAATAAAAAACAATTTATCAGTAAGTATATTATTTAAGTAA
- a CDS encoding 50S ribosomal protein L25 yields the protein MAKAYQLKAIERKENEKANHIKHEGFIPAVVYGPGLEGGNLHLKISAVDTILMLDKIEETTPIQLLVKKENGEEYKVTTFLKTVQRHKVSDKPIHADFYVPAAGHKMHMNIPMEFVGEAKGLSKGGILEVHHHELPVEILPKDVVEKFVVDISGLDINDHITVSDLNISEEIDVLLDPEEIVVAITAPNVSVETEEEETEEGEEA from the coding sequence ATGGCAAAAGCATACCAACTAAAAGCTATTGAAAGAAAGGAAAATGAAAAAGCAAATCATATTAAACACGAAGGATTTATCCCAGCAGTTGTATACGGACCTGGGTTAGAAGGTGGAAATTTACATTTAAAAATTTCTGCTGTTGATACAATTTTAATGCTTGATAAAATTGAAGAAACTACTCCAATTCAATTACTTGTTAAAAAAGAAAATGGAGAAGAATATAAAGTAACTACATTTTTAAAAACAGTTCAAAGACATAAAGTTTCAGACAAACCTATACATGCAGATTTTTATGTTCCAGCAGCAGGTCATAAAATGCATATGAACATTCCTATGGAATTTGTAGGGGAAGCTAAAGGTTTATCAAAAGGTGGAATTTTAGAAGTTCATCACCATGAATTACCTGTTGAAATATTACCAAAAGATGTAGTAGAAAAATTTGTTGTAGATATTTCTGGTTTAGATATCAATGACCATATTACAGTAAGTGATTTAAATATTTCTGAAGAGATTGATGTATTATTAGATCCAGAAGAAATTGTTGTTGCAATAACAGCACCTAATGTTTCAGTAGAAACTGAAGAAGAAGAAACAGAAGAGGGAGAAGAAGCTTAA
- the pth gene encoding aminoacyl-tRNA hydrolase → MKLILGLGNPGPRYVFTKHNVGFLVVDRYYEVNKSNLKKISKKIFEGYYNDDIMLIKPLTYMNLSGKIFYELKNKYVKPEDVIVIYDDVTLDIGKIRIRPNGSAGGHNGMKSIISVLQSTDFPRIRVGIGPKPEYMDLADYVLSEFSDEEYYKINKVIDNIIPAIDMIIEGKISDAMNKFNNKNLIGDEKI, encoded by the coding sequence ATGAAATTAATATTAGGTTTAGGAAATCCAGGCCCACGTTATGTTTTTACAAAACATAACGTGGGGTTTTTGGTTGTTGATAGATATTATGAAGTAAATAAAAGTAATTTAAAAAAAATAAGTAAAAAAATTTTCGAAGGTTATTATAATGATGATATTATGCTTATAAAGCCTTTGACTTATATGAATTTAAGTGGCAAGATCTTTTATGAACTAAAAAATAAATATGTAAAACCAGAAGATGTAATTGTAATATATGATGATGTAACCTTGGATATTGGAAAAATAAGAATAAGGCCAAACGGATCTGCTGGTGGTCATAATGGTATGAAATCAATTATTTCTGTACTTCAGAGTACAGATTTTCCAAGGATTAGAGTTGGAATAGGTCCAAAACCTGAATATATGGATTTAGCAGATTACGTTTTAAGTGAGTTTTCTGATGAGGAGTATTATAAAATAAATAAGGTTATTGATAATATTATTCCTGCAATAGATATGATTATTGAAGGAAAAATTTCAGATGCTATGAATAAGTTTAATAATAAAAACTTAATTGGAGATGAAAAAATATGA